In Brachybacterium saurashtrense, the genomic stretch GCTCCGGGGCGGTGCGCGCGATGACCCCGCCGGCCCTCGCCCACGCCCTGGTGCGCGCCGATGCCGTGCACCGCGGCCTCGGCGAGCCCACCCTGGTCACCGGCGCCGAGCAGGACGCGCTGCTGGCGGAGCTGATCGCCCAGCGCGAGCGATGGCACCTCGAGGTCGATCCCGGCGCCCGTTCCCTGCCCGGGTTCCGCACCGAGCTGCGGGACCTCCTCACCCGCGCCGGCGAGCTCGGGATCGCCCCGGCGGATCTCGAGGCGCTCGGCCTCGCGCACGGCCGGCCCGCCTGGCGGGACGCCGCCGCGCTGCAGCGCGACTACCTGGGAGTCCTCGATCTCGAGGCCTCCGCGGCGCTGGACGCGGGGCCGCGCCTGGACTCCGGCGCCCTGGTGCGCCGCGCCGCCCGGCTGCTCGGCGCCGCCCAGGCCCCGCCGCCGTTCCGCGTCGTGGTGGTCGACGACGCCCAGGACCTCACCGCCGCCGGCATCGACCTGGTCGCCGCCCTCGCCCGGACGGGGGCGCGGGTGCTGGTGCTGACCTGCCCGGACGCTGCGGTGGACACCTTCCGCGGCGCGCTGCCCGACGCCGGGGAGCGCCTGCGCGCCCTGCTCCCGCGCCCCGTCGGGGAGAGCGTGCTGGACGGGACCCATGCCCAGGTCGAGGGGCTCACCGCCGCCGTCGATGCGCTGCGGGCACGCCTGCCGCTGGCGGGCTCGCCCGCTCTCGTCCGTCGGCCCCGGGCCGCCGCCCCCGGCGCGCTGGTGGCGCTGCAGGCCCAGGACCCGCTGGACGAGGCGCGGCTGATCGGCTCCGCCCTGCGGGACCTGCACCATCGCGAGGGCGTTCCCTACGACGAGATGGCCGTGGTGGCCCGCTCCGGCGCCGCCGTGGCCGACCTCGCCGACCTCCTCTCCCGCACCGGCGTGCCGGTGCGGGTCCCCCACCGGCCCCAGCCCCTGCGGGACGTCCCCGCGATCGCGGACCTCCTGAGCGTGCTCGAGATCGGGCTGGCCCCGCCGGAGGCGCCGCTGGCTCCGCGCCGCGCCGTCGAGCTGCTGCGCGGCCCGTTCGGGGACGCCGACGCCCTGCGCCTGCGCCGCATCCGGCGCCTGCTGCTCGGCGCCCACCGCGCCGCGCATCCCGACGCCGACGCCACCAGCGAGGAGCTGCTGGCCCGCGCACTGGTGGAGGAGGAGCCGGCCGGCCTGCCCGCGGCGGACGCCCGCGACCGCGCCGCCGCCCCCGTGCACCGGCTGCGGGACATGATCCGTGCGGTGCGCGCCCATCGGGACCAGGACGCCCAGCAGGTGCTCTGGCACGCCTGGGACGCCGCGGGCCTGGCCGAGGGGTGGCGGCGCGCCGCCCTCGGCGCCGCCGGGGACGTGGACGGCGCCCGGGCGCGGATGGCCGCTTCCCGGCTGGACGCCCTGCTGGAGCTGTTCGCCGCCGCCGAGCGCCTCACCGACCGTCGGCCCGGGGCGGGGGCGCTGGACCTCGTGGAGCAGGTGCGTGCACGCTCCGTGGTGGAGGACACCCTCGCCCCGGCCGCCGCGGCGCGCGGACGCCTCGAGGTGCTCACCCCCGCCCAGCTCGCCGGCGAGCACCGCGACACCGTGGTGCTGGCCCGGGTGCAGGAGGGGGCCTGGCCGGACCTCCGCCTGCGCTCCACCCTGTTCGGCGCCGCGGAGCTGTCCCTGCACGCCGGAGCGCGCCCAGGCGCGGAGATCCCCCGGGCGGCGGAGGCGGTGCGCGCCCTCCAGCGCGAGCAGGTGCTCGCCGACGAGCTGCGCCTCGCCGTCGCCGCGCTCGCCCGCGCCCGCCGTCGCGTGCTGGTCACGGCGGTGCGCGACGAGAGCAGCGAGCCCTCCGCGCTGTTCGACGCGCTCGCCGACCTCGCGGCGAAGGACCCCGACCCCTGGATCGACCCGGAGACGCTGCGCGCCGACCCCGGACCCGCTCCCGACGCCCGCCGCCTGGTGGCGGCGCTGCGGCGCCGGCTGCGCACCGAGGACCCGCAGCAGGCGCGGGACGCGGCCCTCGCCCTGGAGGCCCTGGGCCGGGCCGGGGCGCCGGGCACCGATCCCGCGCACTGGTACCACCAGGAGCCCAGCTCCACGGGCCCGCTGCACGACGAGGAGACGCCGATCCGGCTCTCGCCCTCCGCGCTCGAGCGCGCCGTGGACTGCCCGCAGTCCTGGCTGATGGAACGCGCCGGCGGCACCCGCAGCGGGGGCCCCGCCCAGCTCATCGGCACCGCCCTGCACCACCTCGCCCAGGTCCATCCCCGCGGACCGGAAGAGGGGGAGGACCTGCTGGCCGCGCTGCACGGCCTGCTGCGCGCCGTGCCCGGCACCGAGACCTGGTCCGGCAGGCGACGGGTGCGCCGCGCCGAGGACGCCGCTCAGCTGCTGGCCGCGCATCTGCGCCAGGCCGCCGAGCCTCTCGCCGTCGAGGCGCCGTTCGAGGTGGAGCTGGGCCGCGTGCGGCTGCGCGGCAGCATCGACCGCATCGAGGGGGACGCCACCGGTCTGCGCGTGGTGGACCTCAAGACGGGACGGGCCGCCAAGAGCGCCGCGAAGGCCGAGGAGGACCTCCAGCTCGCCGCCTACCAGGCCGCCGTGCGCGAGGGCGCCCTCGCCGAGCAGCTCGGCGAGGACGCGCCGGAGCGGCTGAACGGCGCTCAGCTGCTGTACGTGGGCACCGGCGGGCGGAAGGCGGCGGTGCGCACCCAGACCGCTCTGGACCGGGCCGAGGACCCGGCCTGGTTCGACGACCTCGTCCAGCAGGTCTCCCGCGAGGTCTCCGGCGCCGCGGTGACCGCCCGGGTCAACGCCCACTGCAGCCGCTGCGCCGTGCGCAGCAGCTGCCCGCTCCAGCCCGAGGGAGACCAGCTGTGACCGCGACCCCGACCCCTCGCCCCGACGGCGCGACCCACAGCGCCGCGCGCCTCGCGGCCCTGCTCGAGCAGCCCCCGCCCACCGCGGAGCAGACCGCGGTGATCGAGGCGCCGCTGGCCCCGATGCTGGTGGTGGCCGGCGCCGGCTCCGGCAAGACCGAGACCATGGCCTCCCGGGTGGTGTGGCTGATCGCCAACGGCATCGTCGAGCCGCGCCAGGTGCTGGGCCTGACCTTCACCCGCAAGGCCGCGCACGAGCTCGCCGAACGGATCGGCGCCCGGCTCGAGACCCTCGCCGCCGCCCTGCGCGCCGAGGGGCTGGCGCTGCCGCCGGGCCTCGCCCGCGGCGGCGACGACCTGGTGGGCCAGCGCCCCGTGGTCCACACATACAACGGCTTCGCCCTGGACCTGGTGCGCGAGCACGCGCTCGCCGTCGGCATCGACCCGGAGCTGACGATGATGTCCACCTCCGCCTCGTGGCAGCTCGCCCACGAGATCGTGGAGGGCTGGGACGACTCGCTGGATCTCGAGGCCTCCCCGGCCACGCTCACCGCGGCGCTGCTCTCGCTCACCTCTTCCCTCGCCGACCACCTGGTCACCCCGGCCCGGCTGCAGGGGCACCTGCGCGAGATCCACGACCACCTCGCCGGGATCCCGCTGCAGGTCGAGGGGCGGCGCCGCACCACCCCCAAGGAGGTCGCCAAGGTGCTCGGGGCGCTCGAGTCCCGCCTGGCGCTGCTGCCGCTGCTGGAGCGGTTCGCCGCGATCCGCACCGCGGACTCCGCCCTCGACTTCGCCGACCAGGTCGCGCTCGCCGCCCGCGTCGCGCGGGAGGTGCCGGCCGCGGGCGCCCTGGCCCGGCGGATGCACCCCGTGGTGCTGCTGGACGAGTTCCAGGACACCTCCGTCGCACAGCTGCAGATGCTCACGGACCTCTTCGGCCCCGGCCACGCCGCCTGCGCCGTCGGTGACCCGCAGCAGGCGATCTACGGCTGGCGGGGCGCGTCGGCCGCCTCGCTGGCCGGCTTCGCCGACGCCTTCGCGACCGACGAGCAGCCCGTCCTGCAGCGCACCCTGTCCACCTCCTGGCGCAACGACGAGGCGGTGCTCGCGGTCGCGAACCGTCTCGCGGCCCCGCTGCGCGGCGACGGCTCCGGGGTGCGGATCCCCGAGCTGCGGCCCCGGCCCGGCGCGGGGGAGGGCGCCTGCGAGATCCTCGAGGCGGCCGACGAGCGCGCGGAGGCGCACGGGATCGGGCGCTGGATCCTGGAGCGCCGCGCGGCGCAGGACGCGCAGGAGGAGCCCGCCTCCGCCGCGGTGCTGGTGCGCGCCCGCCGCCAGATCCCGGCGCTGGTGGAGGGGCTGGAGGCCTGCGGCCTCGAGGTCGCCGTGGTGGGCCTGGGCGGTCTGCTGCACCGCCCCGAGGTGGCCGACGTCCGGGCCCTGCTCGAGAGCGCCCACGACCCCGGCCGTGGCGACGCGCTGATGCGGCTGCTCACCGGCCCCCGGGTGCGGCTCGGCGCACGGGACCTGGCGGTGCTGGGCCGCTGGCGGGACCGGCTGGGCTCCCGGCTGCGCCGCGAGGACGCGGCCCCCGGCGACCAGGACGAGGCGGAGTCCGTGTCGCTGGTCGACGCGGTCGACGACCTCCCGCCCGCGGACTGGACCGACCCCTCCGGGCGTGCGCTTTCGGAGACAGGGCGCCGGCGACTGCTGCAGGTGCAGCAGATCCTCCGCGAGATGCGGCGCCTTCTGCCGCTGCCGCTGCCGGATCTCGTCACCGCCGCCACCCGTCTGCTCGACGTGGACCTCGCCCTGCTGGAGGCGGAGCCGGACTCCCGCGCGCTCGCCGATCTCGAGGCGTTCCGCGACCACGCCGCCGCCTTCGACCGCACCGCCCGCCGCGGCGGTCTGGGCGCCTGGCTGGACCTGCTCGAGATCAGCGAGGACGAGGAGGCGGGCCTCGCGGTCACCGCCGCCCCGGAGGCGGCGCACGATCCCGCCGCGGTGACGATCGTGACCATGCACTCGGCGAAGGGCCTGGAGTGGGACCTGGTGGCCGTGGCGGGTCTCACCGAGGGCACCGTCCCCTCCTACGACCTGCGCCGGGCCCGCACCGACGAGGCGGGGCGGGTGCGGGTCCCGGCCGACGGCTGGCTGGGCCCGCTGGCCGGCGCCGCGGTGCCCACCGCCCTGCGCGGCGACGCCGACACCCTCCCGGAGCTGGCCTGGGCGGAGGCGGACACGCAGGTGGACGCCGAGGCGCTGATCGGCGAGTTCCGCCTCGCGCAGGGGGAGGAGTCCCTGCGTGAGGACCGCCGCCTGATGTACGTGGCGGTGACCAGGGCCCGTCGGCGCCTGCTGCTCACCTCCGCTGCGTGGCGCGGCGCGCTCAGCGCCCCGCGGCCGCGCTCCCGCTACCTCGCGGAGGTCACCGACCTGGTCCCGGAGCGGTTCCGCAGCGCGCAGGAGGTGCCCGCGCAGAACCCGCTGGAGAGCGAGCGCCCGCAGGCGCAGTGGCCGCCCGCCCCCGGGCAGGCGGAGCAGGCCCGGGCCCGCGCCGCCGCCCTGCTGAGCGAGGTCGCCGGGGCCGAGGAGGATCTCGCGGATCCCGCGCTCGCCGAGCTGGTGCGCCGCGCCGTCGCGGATCTCGCGCAGCAGGCGGCCGCGCCCGTCGTCCACTCCCCGCCCCGGCTCTCCGCCTCCCAGATGGTGCAGCAGGCCCGCTCCCCGCAGGCCGCGGCGCTGGACCTGCTGCGCCCCCTGCCGCGCCGTCCCTCACCGGCGGCCGCCCGCGGTACCGCCTTCCACGCCTGGCTGGAGTCCCGCTACGACAACGCCGCCCTGCTGGACCTCGAGGACCTCCTCGACGAGGGACCGGAGGAGGAGGGCGTCGCCGACCAGCGCGCGCTGCGCGAGGCGTTCCTCGCCTCCGAGTGGGCGGCCCGCTCCCCGCTCGCGGTGGAGCAGGAGGTCCGCACCCGGGTGGGCGGGATTGCGGTGCGGGGCGTGATCGACGCGGTGTTCTCCGACCCCGACGGGGGCGACGGCGGCGAGGGAGTGCTCATCGTGGACTGGAAGACCGGCCGGGTGCCGCCGCCGGCACGGCTGCGCGAGCGCGCGCTGCAGCTGTCGCTGTACCGCCTGGCCTGGCACGAGCGCACCGGGCTGCCGCTGGGGCGCATCCGCACCGCCTTCCACTTCGTGGCCGACGGGGTCACCCACGAGGTGCGCCGCCACCCCTCGCGCGAGCGGATCGCGCAGATGCTGGCCGGCGAGCCGACGGGCGGGGGCGAGGAGAGGGACTGAGCGACGCCGACGGCTCAGGCGCGGTCGTCCTCGCGGGCGCTCATCTCCTCGTAGGTGCGCTCGGCCTCGTCCCGGGCCAGCTGGGCGAGGTCCGCGTCGAGGTCCGCGATCATGCCGCGGGCGTCGGCGACGATCTCCGGATCCTCCACCTCGAGGCCGTGGGCCAGCCACTCGGCCACCGCGAACTCGCCCAGCGCCTGCGCACGCTCCATCAGGCGCGGATGCGCGGAGGTGGGCAGCTCCTCGCGATACGCCGCGCAGAGCGCGTCGAAGCGGTCCGGATCCAGCGAGGAGATCAGCCAGGCGAGGTCCGAGGCCGCATCGGCGACCTTCGAGGAGGACCAGTCGCGCACGGCGCTGACCTGGTCGCCGGAGAGGAACAGGCTCTCCTCGGAGAGGTCGCCGTGCACGAACTGCGGGGTGAAGTCCCACAGCTCCTCGTCCTCGAGCAGCGCCTGCCAGCGCTGGGCGACGGCTGCCGGCAGGTGGCCCGCCTCGGTGAGCGCGGCGACCCGCGCCCGGTGCTCGGCGTGCAGCACCTGCGAGGTGAAGGACTCCACCCCCGCGGCCTCCGCCGCATAGCGCGGCACCGTGTGGATCCGGGCGAGCACCTGTCCCAGCGACCGGGCCAGGGCCTCGCTGCCGGAGAGGTCCTCGAGCATCAGCGGGCGGCCCACGGGCGCCTCGGTCACCGCGCAGCGACCGCCCTCGGTGAGCTTCACGAATCCGAGCACGGGCGGGATCACGCCGCGCAGCGAGGTGCCGGTGAGGGCGTCGGCCACCTTGAGGTCGCGCTCCAGCCGCACCCCGGCGGCGGTGGAGGCGGGGGAGAGGACCATGACCCGTCGACCGTCCTCGCCGAGGATGCCGGCGACGTCGAGATCCTCCGCCGGGGTGGCGATCGGCATGGTCCTGGCCGGGACCATGCCGGGGACCGCCGCCGCGGCGAGGGCAGCCAGGGAGTAGGAGTTGCGATGCACGGCTCCACCGTACCGGTCGCGGCCGCCCGCTCCGCGTAGGCTCGGAGCATGGCGACGCTTCGTGGACCGCACCTCCGCACCCCTCTCACCCTGCTCTCCTCCGACCGTGACGCGCTGCTGCGCAGCGACCCGTCGGCCGTCGCGCCCGGCGAGGACGCCCGCTATCTCGTCACCCGGGCCGGGGCGGTCTCGCTGCGCGAGGAGGCCGACGGCACCCTCCGCGCCGCGCTCGAGACGGAGGACCCGCGCGGCGGCAGCCAGCAGCCGCTGGTGCTGCTGGGACGGCGCGACGGTGCACGGATCCTCGCCGTGGAGATCCCCGAGCCGAGCCCCGAGCTCGACGATCCGGGCCGCGACCTGCGCGAGCTGCGGCGCGTGGCCCACCAGCTCGCCGAGCACGATGCGGACCTCGCCGCGGCGGCCGTGGCGATGGGGTTCTGGCACCGCTCCACGCGGCACTGCCCGGCCTGCGGCGCCGCCCTGGAGCCGGAGATGGCCGGCTGGGTGCTGCGCTGCCGCGAGGAGGGCACGGAGCAGTTCCCCCGCACCGACCCCGCGGTGATCATGGCGGTGCGGGACGGGCAGGACCGGCTGCTGCTGGCCCGCAACGCGCACTTCCCCGCCGGCTTCCACTCGGTGCTCGCCGGGTTCGTGGAGCCGGGGGAGAGCCTCGAGAACGCGGTGGCCCGCGAGGTCGCCGAGGAGGTGGGCATCGAGGTGACCGGGCTCGAGTACATGGGCAGCCAGCCCTGGCCCTTCCCGCGCTCCCTCATGCTCGGCTACCGCGCCTGGGCGCCGGGCGCGGCCGAGCTCACCCTGCAGGACGAGGAGATCGCCGAGGCCCGCTGGTTCAGCCGGGAGGAGCTCGCCGCGGCGCTCGAGGCCGAGGAGATCGCCCTGCCCGGCCCCGCCTCGATGGGGCGGGCGCTGATCGACGACTGGTACGGGCGCCCCGCCCAGCGGTGAGGCCGGCGCGCCCCGCGCGCCCGAGGCCCCCGTCGGCCCTCCCGCGCGGCGCGCCCGTCGCCCCGGCGTGCCCGCACCGGCCGGGACGGTGGCGTGCGGCACCCGCCGTCCACAGCGCCCCGCCGGGCGTCGCACCGTCCTGGCAGGATGAACGGCGATGACCGATCACGCCGCCCCCGCCCCAGACGCCGCCCCGCCGGACGCGGAGACGCTGCTGGCCGCGCTCGACCCGGAGCAGCGCGAGGTCGCCGGCAGCTTCGGCACCCCGCTGTGCGTGCTCGCGGGCGCCGGCACCGGCAAGACCCGCGCGATCACCCACCGCATCGCCTACGGCGTCGCGACCGGGCAGCTGAACCCCCGCCACGTGCTCGCCGTGACGTTCACCGCCAAGGCCGCCGCGGAGATGCGCTCGCGGCTGCGGGATCTCGGTGTGCCCGCCGTGCAGGCCCGCACCTTCCACTCCGCCGCCCTGCGGCAGCTGCGCCACTTCTGGCCGCGGGTGGTGGGAGGGGCGATGCCCGAGCTGCTCACGAACAAGTTCGCCGGCATCGGCGAGGCCTGCCAGCGCCTCCACCTCAGCGTGGACCGCGCGGCGCTGCGCGACATCGTCGCGGAGGTGGAGTGGTCGCGGGTCTCGATGCTCACCCCCGAGTCGTACCCGGACGCCGCGCAGCGGGCCCGTCGGCCGGGGGTCGCCGGCTTCGACGCCCGTTCCATCTCCCGCATCCTCACCCAGTACGAGGAGGTGAAGAAGGAGCGCGGCGTGATCGACTTCGAGGACGTGCTGCTGCACATGGTCGGCTTCCTCACCGAGCGCGCCGACGTGGCCCGCGAGGTGCGCGGCCAGTACAAGCACTTCGTGGTGGACGAGTACCAGGACGTCTCCGCCCTGCAGCACGCCCTGCTGCGGCTGTGGCTGGGGCCCTCCGACGATCTGTGCGTGGTGGGCGACGCCGCCCAGACCATCTACACCTTCGCCGGCGCCCGCGCCTCGTATCTGCTGGACTTCCGCAAGGAGTTCGGCCGCGCCCGCACCATCCGGCTCGAGCGCAACTACCGCTCCACCCCGCAGATCGTGCGCATGGCCAACACGGTGCTCGACGGCGCGCAGGGCCGCACCCGCGAGGCCCGCCTCACCCTGGTCGCCCAGCGCGAACCGGGGCCGCCGCCGCTGGTGGAGTCCTTCCCGGACGACACGGCGGAGGCCGACGGCATCGCCGACCGGATAGACGCGCTGGTGGCCGAGGGCCGCTCCGCCTCCGAGGTCGCGATCCTGTTCCGCACCAACAGCCAGTCCGAGGCGCTCGAGCAGGCGCTCACCCACCGCGGCATCGGCTACCTGGTGCGCGGCGGCGACCGGTTCTTCGAGCGGCAGGAGGTGCGCCGCGCGATGGTCTCGCTGCGCGCCGCGACCCGCGTGGAGCAGCTGGATCCGGCCCGGGCCGTGCGGGACATCCTCTCCCAGCAGGGATGGTCGCCCACCGCGCCGGAGACCACCGGCGCCGTGCGCGACCGCTGGGACTCGCTCAACGCCCTGGTGGGGCTCACCGACACCATCACCGCCCGCCCCGGCGCCACCATGGAGGACCTCGTGCGGGAGCTCGAGGAGCGGGCGGAGTCGCAGGCCGCGCCCGTCGTGGACGGGGTCACCCTCGCCTCGGTGCACGCCGCGAAGGGCCTGGAGTGGCCGGTGGTGTTCGTGATCGGCGCCAGCGACGGCCTGCTGCCGATCTCGATGGCCAAGAGCGCCGCCGAGGTCGAGGAGGAGCGGCGGCTGTTCTACGTGGCCCTCACCCGGGCACGGGATCTGCTCACCGTGAGCTGGGCCGCCGCCCGCACCCCCGGGGCACGAGGGTCCAGGAAGGCCTCCCGCTTCCTCGACGGCGTGCTCGACCACCCGGACTCCCCGCGCACGGCGCCCGGCGCCGGCCCGCGCCGCACGGGACGGCGCAGCGCCACCGTGTACGCGGAGTGCCGCTCCTGCGGCCAGGGTCTGATCTCCCCGCGGGAGCAGCGCCTGGGCCGCCACGAGGGCTGCCCCTCGGCGGCGGGGGAGAGCACCCTCGCGGCGCTGCGCACCTGGCGGCGCGAGCAGGCGAGCCGCCGCGGCGCCCCGCCCTACGCGATCCTCACCGATGCGGCGCTGGACGCGGTCGCCGAGCGCCGCCCCCGCACCGTGCAGGAGCTGCTCGAGGTGCCCGGGATCGGGCGGGTGAAGGCGGCGGACTTCGGCGAGGAGCTGCTGGTGCTGCTGGCGGAGGGGAACCGGTGACGCCGGAGCGCGTCATCGCAGGTCAAAAAATCCTTTTGCACGATCTGGATCCGGTGTAGAGTCATCCACGTCAATCGTCCACGTCGTGGTCCGGGACACCGGAGCGCGCGCATCAGGAAGGGGGTGGCCTCAGTGATCGATATCTGGAATCTCGCAGGAGACGGCCTGCGCCCCCTCGGCGCGCCCTCCCTTCTGCCGCGTGAACGGGGCTATGCCCCCGCGGTGCCCAGCCTGAGCTGACGAGGCCTTCCCTCGCTGCCGGTGCGGCACCGCCGCCGCGCCACCGCCCCCACCGGGCACGTCCTTCCCGACGGATTTCGAAGCAGCGAGACGATGACCACTCTTCTGACCACTTTCCTGAACCCGGCGGACGCCACCGCCGACATGCTCCCGTGCCATGACGCGGACGCCGCCGACCTCTTCTTCTCCGAGCGTCCTGCGGACCTCGAGCAGGCCAAGACCCTCTGCGCCGCCTGCCCGCTCATCGAGGAGTGCCGCCAGGGCGCCCTGGACCGGGCCGAGCCCTGGGGCGTCTGGGGCGGTGCGATCTTCGACGCCGGCCGCATCATCGCCGTCAAGCGCGGCCGCGGCCGACCCCGGAAGAACCCCGCGCAGCAGGTCGCATGATGCCTGCGGCCCCGCAGGATCGACGAAGGCCCCGGACCATGCGGTCCGGGGCCTTCGGGATCTCGGGGGTGCGGGTGCCGGCCGGGAGCCGTGCGGCAGCGGCGGCGCCGCGCCCGAGCGGTGCCTCAGGCCTTGCCGAGGATCCGGTTCAGCTTGGTGCCGCACTCGGGGCACACGGCCTTGGCCATGCGGCGACCGTTGGAGACGACCACGTTGCCCTCGGCCTCCCGCTTCTCGCGGCACTTGACGCAGTAGAACTCTCCGGCATAGGTCTCGTCGGCCATATCCGCTCCTCGATTCTCGTCGGTGATGTGCATTCCCGGCCGTGCGGCGCGCGCCGCCTGGACGGGACCGAGTCACTGTACCGGGGCGCGAGTGCGGCGCACGAATCAGGGAGGGGCGATGTGGCCCGATCGGGGCGGCCCGTCGCGCGCTTCGGGAATCAGGGGGCTCCGAGGGAGCCGAGGAAGTGCGCGCGACGAGCCGACATCGCAGGCCCCGCAGGCGCCATGAGGCCTCGTAGGGCCGTGGAATCCCGGGGGCGCTCAGCACCACGCGCACCTTCCCCGTGTGCGTCCTGCTAGTTATCCCGGGATCCCACGTGGAGGGAAACCTAGCGCCTGCGGCCACGCGGGTCAAAGAGTCGTCGGGGGTGGATTGTGGACAAGTGCCCTCAGGCTGTGGACAGGTTGTCGACGGCCGTGCACCCGTTGTGGAGGGGGTGATGTCGGTGCCGGTCAGAGGCGTGGGAAGGGTCGCATCGTGATGCACAGCTGTGGACGAAGATTTTTCTGTCGATCGCCGTGCGAGGCTGTGATCCATGAACGATCTGACCGTCCACGAGCACGCCACCGGCCCCCGGGGCGAACGGGTGCTGGTGCGCCGCAGCGCCCGCCGTCGCCGCACCGTCTCCATCTCCCGCCGTGACGGGGACCTGGTGATCGCGATCCCCGCCGCGTTCTCGGCGCGCGAGGAGCGGGAGTGGGTGGCGAAGATGGTCGACCAGCTGGTCAGCAAGGAGGCGCGGCGCTCACCGACCTCGCGCAGCGATGCGTCGCTGCGGCGCATGGCGCGCGAGGTGAGTGAGAAGCACCTCGGGGGCCGGGCGCACCCCACCTCCGTGACCTGGTCCACCCGGCAGAACCAGCGCTGGGGCTCGTGCACGCCGTCGGACGGCACCATCCGCCTCTCCCACCAGCTGCGGGGGATGCCGGACTACGTGGTGCGGGCGGTGATGATGCATGAGCTCGTGCACCTGCTGGTGCCCGATCACGGCCCGGACTTCCAGGCCCTGATGGCGAACTACCCCCTCGCCGAGAAGGCGCGGGGATTCCTGGACGGCGTCAGCTGGGCGAAGAACCTGCCGGAGGGTGCAGGCGGCCTCGAGGACGATCTGCAGGGCGACGCCGACGGGCTCGAGGGCGATCTGCCGTCCGGCGCCGACGGGCGCGACGGCGCGACGCCGGGTCAGCCGCTCCGGCGCGCGAGGTAGGGCGCGAGGAGATCGAGCGTGGCCGGGAGATCGGGGACGGTGCCCGGAGGCAGCGCGTCCGTGTCCCGGGCCGGCCCGGCGCCGCGCAGCGGCCAGGGGAACCAGCGCACCTTGCCCGATTCCTCGCTCACCCTCAGCGGCAGCTCGGCGGCCGGGGCCTGGGCGCGCAGCAGGAACTGCACGTCCCAGTGCTCGGCGCACCGTCCGAACGCGGCGTCCAGACCGTGCCGGTGCAGCATCGCCGGGCCGTGCCCGACCCGCTCGAGGCCCTCGAGCCCGATCTCCTCGGCGACCTCGCGACGCGCCGCCTGCTCGAAGCTCGTCTCGTCGCTGTCCACGTGCCCGCCGGGCTGCACCCAGAAGCGTCCCTTGCGGTGCCACACCAGCGCCACGTGGTCCCCGCCGCGGTCCACCACGATCGCGCTGGCGGTGAGGTGGCGGGGCCCGCCGTCGCGGTGCATCACGCCCCCGTCGGCCTCCAGGAACGCACGGAACTCCGCGGCGCGCGCCGGGCCGGAGACGGCCCCGTCGGCGCGCACCAGCTCGGCCAGGGCGGGCTCCGGGGCGGGCGGGCCGCCCACCGGCGAGGTGCCGTCGGTGGGGACGGTGCCGGAGGAGACGGCGACGGGGGAGGTGCGGTCAGCGGACATCGCCGCTGCCGGGCTCCTGATCGTCCTCGCCGTCACGGCCCGTCCCGGGCTCACCGCGACGGTCGGGGTCATCGGGCTCGCCGCCGGACTCGCCGCCCCCTGCGGCGCCGCCCCGCAGACCGCCCTGCTCGTCCTCGCGCGGGGCGCTGTCCTGCCCGTCGCCGGCGAGGAGCTTGGCCAGCTCCGCATCGAAGTCCTCGGGCAGGGAGACGTCCGCGAGCTCCTCGGCCGAGCCCTGGTCGGCCGTCGGCTGCGGGGCCTGCGGCCGGCCGGAGAGGACCTCCGCGGTGGGCAGGAGGTCCGGGTGGTCCCACTTCGCCTCGCGCCCCGCCTCGCCCTCGGTGTCCAGCACGCTCTCCCACCAGGCGAGGGCCTCGCGCACCCGGCGCGGTCGCAGCTCGATGCCCACGGTGCTGGAGAGCATCTGCTCGGCCGGTCCGCCGGCGGCGCGGCGCCGACGCAGCACCTCCCGCATCGCCTCGAGATCGGGCAGCTTGCCCTGCAGCGCGGTGGTGGTCACGTGGTCCACCCACGCCTCGATCAGGGCCAGCGTGGTGGCGAGCTCCTCCAGCGC encodes the following:
- a CDS encoding phosphotransferase; amino-acid sequence: MHRNSYSLAALAAAAVPGMVPARTMPIATPAEDLDVAGILGEDGRRVMVLSPASTAAGVRLERDLKVADALTGTSLRGVIPPVLGFVKLTEGGRCAVTEAPVGRPLMLEDLSGSEALARSLGQVLARIHTVPRYAAEAAGVESFTSQVLHAEHRARVAALTEAGHLPAAVAQRWQALLEDEELWDFTPQFVHGDLSEESLFLSGDQVSAVRDWSSSKVADAASDLAWLISSLDPDRFDALCAAYREELPTSAHPRLMERAQALGEFAVAEWLAHGLEVEDPEIVADARGMIADLDADLAQLARDEAERTYEEMSAREDDRA
- the nudC gene encoding NAD(+) diphosphatase, whose amino-acid sequence is MATLRGPHLRTPLTLLSSDRDALLRSDPSAVAPGEDARYLVTRAGAVSLREEADGTLRAALETEDPRGGSQQPLVLLGRRDGARILAVEIPEPSPELDDPGRDLRELRRVAHQLAEHDADLAAAAVAMGFWHRSTRHCPACGAALEPEMAGWVLRCREEGTEQFPRTDPAVIMAVRDGQDRLLLARNAHFPAGFHSVLAGFVEPGESLENAVAREVAEEVGIEVTGLEYMGSQPWPFPRSLMLGYRAWAPGAAELTLQDEEIAEARWFSREELAAALEAEEIALPGPASMGRALIDDWYGRPAQR
- a CDS encoding ATP-dependent DNA helicase UvrD2 codes for the protein MTDHAAPAPDAAPPDAETLLAALDPEQREVAGSFGTPLCVLAGAGTGKTRAITHRIAYGVATGQLNPRHVLAVTFTAKAAAEMRSRLRDLGVPAVQARTFHSAALRQLRHFWPRVVGGAMPELLTNKFAGIGEACQRLHLSVDRAALRDIVAEVEWSRVSMLTPESYPDAAQRARRPGVAGFDARSISRILTQYEEVKKERGVIDFEDVLLHMVGFLTERADVAREVRGQYKHFVVDEYQDVSALQHALLRLWLGPSDDLCVVGDAAQTIYTFAGARASYLLDFRKEFGRARTIRLERNYRSTPQIVRMANTVLDGAQGRTREARLTLVAQREPGPPPLVESFPDDTAEADGIADRIDALVAEGRSASEVAILFRTNSQSEALEQALTHRGIGYLVRGGDRFFERQEVRRAMVSLRAATRVEQLDPARAVRDILSQQGWSPTAPETTGAVRDRWDSLNALVGLTDTITARPGATMEDLVRELEERAESQAAPVVDGVTLASVHAAKGLEWPVVFVIGASDGLLPISMAKSAAEVEEERRLFYVALTRARDLLTVSWAAARTPGARGSRKASRFLDGVLDHPDSPRTAPGAGPRRTGRRSATVYAECRSCGQGLISPREQRLGRHEGCPSAAGESTLAALRTWRREQASRRGAPPYAILTDAALDAVAERRPRTVQELLEVPGIGRVKAADFGEELLVLLAEGNR
- a CDS encoding WhiB family transcriptional regulator, encoding MTTLLTTFLNPADATADMLPCHDADAADLFFSERPADLEQAKTLCAACPLIEECRQGALDRAEPWGVWGGAIFDAGRIIAVKRGRGRPRKNPAQQVA
- a CDS encoding DUF5679 domain-containing protein encodes the protein MADETYAGEFYCVKCREKREAEGNVVVSNGRRMAKAVCPECGTKLNRILGKA
- a CDS encoding M48 family metallopeptidase, with the translated sequence MNDLTVHEHATGPRGERVLVRRSARRRRTVSISRRDGDLVIAIPAAFSAREEREWVAKMVDQLVSKEARRSPTSRSDASLRRMAREVSEKHLGGRAHPTSVTWSTRQNQRWGSCTPSDGTIRLSHQLRGMPDYVVRAVMMHELVHLLVPDHGPDFQALMANYPLAEKARGFLDGVSWAKNLPEGAGGLEDDLQGDADGLEGDLPSGADGRDGATPGQPLRRAR
- a CDS encoding NUDIX hydrolase, which produces MSADRTSPVAVSSGTVPTDGTSPVGGPPAPEPALAELVRADGAVSGPARAAEFRAFLEADGGVMHRDGGPRHLTASAIVVDRGGDHVALVWHRKGRFWVQPGGHVDSDETSFEQAARREVAEEIGLEGLERVGHGPAMLHRHGLDAAFGRCAEHWDVQFLLRAQAPAAELPLRVSEESGKVRWFPWPLRGAGPARDTDALPPGTVPDLPATLDLLAPYLARRSG